Proteins from a genomic interval of Candidatus Margulisiibacteriota bacterium:
- the carB gene encoding carbamoyl-phosphate synthase large subunit, translated as MPRRTDIKKVLVIGSGPIIIGQACEFDYSGTQACKALREEGYNVVLVNSNPATIMTDPKIADATYIEPLNAEHLEKIIKKERPDALLPNLGGQTGLNLSSELHKKGILAKYGVELIGVKADAIERGEDRKAFKESMHKLGIEMPKSELAYSVKEAEEIAKKIGFPLILRPAYTMGGTGGGAVYNIEELRTVAARGLSSSPIGQILVEESVLGWDELELEVVRDAKGNKITVCFIENIDPMGVHTGDSFCAAPMLTVPEETQKRLQEMSYKVVDEIEVLGGCNVQFGHDRKSGRIVIIEINPRTSRSSALASKATGFPIARISTKLAVGITLDELPYWKEGTLDKYKPGGDYVVIKFARWAFEKFTEAEDKLGTQMQAVGEVMSIGKNFKEAVQKAIRSLEIKRYGLGVPKFGSLDLAQLKARMANPSSERVFYIYEALKKGMGVEELWQMTRINRWFLEQMKELAEFEAKISSYKGALVPKELFLKAKEDGFSDKYLSELTKTPEKEIRKQRLSWGKAEQFEPVPVSGASAAYYYSTYNGKDNVPVSNNRKIMILGGGPNRIGQGIEFDYTCVHAAFALREAGIESIMVNCNPETVSTDYDTSDKLYFEPLTVEDVLSIYEKEKPEGVIVQFGGQTPLNIAKDLVDAGVKLLGTSWESIHTAEDREKFKHIIQKLGIPQPESHTALSEKEAVEKAGKIGYPLMVRPSFVLGGRGMRIVYDEKMLIDYVKTAIEITPEFPMLIDKFLEQALEVEVDAISDGQDVYLPAVMEHIELAGIHSGDSACVVPSRSISKEHLAVIEDYSRRIAKELKVVGLMNIQYAIADGKVYILEANPRASRTVPLVSKVMDIQMARIATQIMLGKKLKDLIPSSKRTVSHLGVKEAVFPFYAFPAVDPVLGPEMKATGEVLGMARSFGLAYYKSQEAAGQKLPSKGSVFISVIDREKPLILETAKKLSKLGFIIKATKGSKEYFEKNNIRTELAVKLHEGRPNIADDIANGKIDLIINTPVGREGKYDDSYIRKAAIKYKIPYITTIAAANAAAEGIEAIKTGGIEIRSLQEYHKNKDQ; from the coding sequence AGGCCTGCGAGTTTGACTACTCGGGGACCCAGGCCTGCAAAGCGCTGAGGGAAGAAGGTTATAATGTGGTGCTGGTAAATTCCAATCCGGCCACGATAATGACCGACCCCAAGATAGCCGATGCCACATATATCGAGCCTCTCAATGCCGAACATCTGGAAAAAATAATAAAAAAAGAAAGGCCTGACGCGCTTTTGCCTAACCTTGGCGGACAGACAGGGCTTAACCTGTCCTCGGAACTTCACAAAAAAGGCATCCTGGCCAAATACGGGGTCGAGCTCATCGGGGTAAAAGCCGATGCCATAGAAAGAGGCGAAGACAGAAAGGCCTTTAAGGAATCAATGCACAAACTCGGCATAGAAATGCCCAAGAGCGAGCTGGCCTACAGCGTAAAAGAGGCCGAAGAGATCGCAAAAAAGATAGGTTTTCCTTTGATACTGAGGCCAGCCTACACAATGGGAGGCACCGGAGGAGGAGCGGTCTATAATATAGAAGAATTGAGGACAGTAGCCGCCAGGGGTCTTTCGTCAAGCCCGATAGGCCAGATACTGGTGGAAGAGTCTGTTCTTGGCTGGGACGAGCTTGAACTTGAGGTGGTGCGGGATGCAAAAGGCAACAAAATAACCGTCTGTTTTATCGAGAACATAGACCCTATGGGTGTGCACACCGGCGACAGTTTTTGCGCCGCTCCAATGCTGACCGTGCCCGAAGAGACCCAGAAAAGACTTCAGGAAATGTCCTATAAAGTGGTCGATGAGATCGAGGTGCTGGGAGGCTGCAATGTCCAGTTCGGCCACGATAGAAAGTCCGGCAGGATCGTCATAATAGAGATAAACCCAAGGACCTCAAGGTCCTCCGCCCTGGCGTCAAAGGCGACCGGATTCCCTATCGCAAGGATCTCCACCAAATTGGCGGTAGGCATTACTCTTGACGAACTGCCCTACTGGAAAGAAGGCACTCTGGACAAATACAAGCCGGGCGGCGACTATGTGGTGATAAAGTTCGCCAGATGGGCTTTTGAAAAGTTCACGGAGGCCGAGGACAAACTGGGGACACAGATGCAGGCCGTGGGCGAAGTGATGAGCATAGGCAAGAACTTTAAGGAGGCCGTGCAAAAGGCTATCAGGTCGCTCGAGATAAAGAGGTACGGGCTTGGGGTCCCCAAATTCGGGTCGCTGGACCTTGCGCAGCTTAAAGCAAGGATGGCAAACCCGTCCAGCGAGCGGGTGTTCTACATATATGAGGCGCTGAAGAAAGGAATGGGGGTAGAAGAATTGTGGCAGATGACCAGGATCAACAGATGGTTCCTGGAACAGATGAAGGAACTTGCGGAGTTCGAAGCAAAAATTAGTTCATATAAAGGCGCCTTGGTACCTAAGGAGCTTTTTCTTAAGGCAAAGGAAGACGGGTTTTCCGACAAATATCTTTCGGAATTGACAAAAACCCCCGAGAAAGAGATCAGAAAGCAGAGACTTTCTTGGGGCAAAGCGGAACAGTTTGAACCCGTCCCCGTGAGCGGAGCAAGCGCAGCCTATTATTATTCAACCTACAACGGCAAGGACAATGTTCCGGTCTCGAACAATAGAAAGATCATGATACTCGGCGGAGGCCCCAACAGGATCGGCCAGGGCATAGAATTTGATTACACCTGCGTGCATGCCGCTTTTGCCCTAAGGGAAGCCGGCATAGAATCGATAATGGTCAACTGCAACCCCGAAACGGTCTCGACCGACTACGATACTTCGGACAAACTCTATTTTGAACCCCTGACGGTGGAAGATGTCCTTAGCATTTATGAAAAAGAAAAGCCGGAGGGCGTAATCGTACAGTTTGGCGGACAAACACCGCTGAACATAGCAAAGGACCTGGTGGATGCGGGAGTCAAACTGCTTGGCACCAGCTGGGAAAGCATACACACCGCCGAGGACAGGGAAAAGTTCAAGCACATCATACAGAAGCTCGGGATACCTCAGCCCGAGAGCCATACCGCGCTGTCCGAAAAGGAGGCCGTCGAAAAAGCAGGAAAGATAGGCTATCCCCTCATGGTAAGGCCGTCATTTGTACTCGGCGGAAGAGGCATGAGGATAGTTTATGACGAAAAAATGCTGATCGATTATGTAAAAACCGCAATAGAAATAACCCCCGAGTTCCCGATGCTTATCGACAAATTCCTGGAACAGGCGCTTGAAGTGGAAGTGGATGCCATCTCCGACGGACAGGATGTTTATCTGCCTGCCGTGATGGAGCACATAGAACTGGCGGGGATACACTCTGGCGACAGCGCCTGCGTGGTGCCGTCAAGGAGCATAAGCAAGGAACACCTTGCGGTCATAGAGGACTATTCAAGACGCATCGCAAAAGAATTGAAGGTCGTTGGGCTCATGAACATCCAGTATGCCATAGCCGACGGAAAAGTATATATCCTGGAGGCCAACCCCAGGGCTTCAAGGACAGTTCCTCTGGTAAGCAAGGTTATGGATATCCAAATGGCAAGGATAGCAACACAGATAATGCTCGGCAAAAAACTCAAAGACTTGATCCCCTCTTCAAAGAGGACCGTGTCTCATCTGGGCGTAAAGGAAGCGGTCTTTCCGTTCTACGCTTTTCCCGCTGTAGACCCTGTGCTCGGCCCTGAGATGAAAGCCACCGGAGAGGTTCTCGGCATGGCGAGGTCTTTTGGGCTTGCCTACTATAAATCGCAGGAAGCCGCAGGCCAAAAACTGCCGTCAAAAGGCTCCGTCTTTATCTCCGTCATTGACAGGGAAAAACCTCTCATACTGGAAACCGCAAAAAAGCTTTCAAAACTTGGTTTTATCATCAAGGCCACAAAAGGCTCAAAAGAGTATTTTGAAAAGAACAACATCAGAACCGAACTTGCAGTTAAACTTCACGAAGGCCGGCCCAACATAGCGGACGATATAGCCAACGGCAAAATTGATCTGATAATAAACACCCCTGTCGGGCGCGAAGGCAAATACGACGACAGCTACATCCGCAAAGCAGCGATCAAATATAAGATACCTTACATCACCACCATAGCGGCCGCAAATGCCGCCGCCGAAGGGATAGAAGCAATAAAAACAGGCGGCATTGAAATAAGATCCCTGCAGGAATACCACAAAAACAAAGATCAATGA
- a CDS encoding class I SAM-dependent methyltransferase, which produces MNERLDKIKDHFDAEAGIFDSHVIRVVPYYLQMLDALISNITFTNERAFSAIDMGCGTGALTYLLKKKFPKASVSCVDFSLKMLDMAKQKLRGLEHIAFEQADISGYNFKDNVDAVISSLALHHLGTDRDKLAFQKRSFAALNSGGVFINADIILASDDDRQQVCLDKWRKFKSKNLTEDQITDNIHKYEAEDRPAVLMSEIENLKTAGFTKVEVFWRYYNFAVYGGVKP; this is translated from the coding sequence ATGAATGAAAGACTGGATAAAATAAAGGACCATTTTGACGCAGAAGCAGGCATCTTTGACTCACATGTGATCAGGGTCGTACCCTATTACCTTCAAATGCTTGATGCTCTGATAAGCAACATAACCTTTACAAATGAGCGGGCTTTCTCCGCGATCGATATGGGCTGCGGCACTGGGGCTCTTACATATCTCTTAAAAAAGAAGTTCCCCAAAGCAAGCGTGTCCTGCGTTGATTTTTCGCTAAAGATGCTTGATATGGCAAAACAAAAGCTGAGGGGTCTTGAACACATAGCTTTTGAACAGGCCGATATATCAGGTTATAATTTCAAAGATAATGTTGATGCGGTCATATCCTCTCTTGCGCTGCATCATCTTGGAACGGACAGGGATAAACTGGCATTTCAGAAAAGATCGTTCGCCGCGCTGAACAGCGGCGGCGTTTTCATTAACGCCGATATAATCCTGGCATCGGACGACGATCGGCAGCAGGTTTGCCTGGACAAATGGAGAAAGTTCAAAAGCAAAAACCTTACAGAGGATCAGATAACGGACAATATCCACAAGTACGAAGCGGAAGACCGTCCCGCGGTCCTGATGAGCGAAATAGAGAACCTAAAAACTGCAGGTTTTACAAAAGTCGAGGTCTTTTGGCGCTATTATAACTTTGCGGTGTACGGGGGCGTTAAGCCCTGA
- a CDS encoding CARDB domain-containing protein: MKLKPLLSLLVLALVTGSVFSAVAKKPDLTVSKLRVDSSKTAKTGEVKIIYEVKNIGKAAAPASLAKLSIKSDKNRVHSTPSVPSLSPGATYVGEAVYKVTSKKNVVFKMTADYDNKINETNEINNQNSVSFSFGKAF, encoded by the coding sequence ATGAAGCTAAAACCGCTGCTTAGTCTTCTTGTGTTGGCGCTTGTCACAGGGAGCGTGTTTTCTGCCGTTGCCAAAAAGCCTGATCTTACAGTATCAAAACTGAGAGTGGACAGCTCAAAAACAGCAAAGACGGGAGAGGTAAAGATAATCTACGAAGTAAAGAACATCGGCAAAGCCGCTGCTCCGGCCTCGCTGGCAAAGCTGAGCATAAAGTCTGACAAGAACAGAGTGCACAGCACCCCTTCGGTCCCGTCGCTTTCGCCGGGTGCCACCTATGTGGGGGAGGCAGTGTACAAGGTCACTTCAAAAAAGAATGTTGTTTTTAAGATGACGGCGGACTATGACAACAAGATAAACGAGACCAACGAGATCAATAACCAGAATTCCGTTTCATTTTCTTTCGGCAAGGCTTTTTAG